A single window of Rubripirellula lacrimiformis DNA harbors:
- a CDS encoding oxidoreductase family protein, with protein sequence MNPAIADRIRQVMSARSLGTASEVQSLWSGYGQILRVPLVGADVASVIVKHVVPPTDQDHPRGWNGDQSHQRKLRSYQVESCWYQDWSPRCDDACRVPHCFAVERTDAGFLIILEDLDAAGLDRRWSGHDQRSIELGLTFLAHFHARFLGQTPVGLWPVGTYWHLETRPDEWQAMVDSGLKRHAASIDAKLRKCRFQTLVHGDAKVANFCYSADGHSVAAVDFQYVGGGCGMKDVAYFLGSCLDESECERQEERLLSHYFETLRRSLRPTESAEWIDQLESEWRQMYRFAWADFTRFMMGWCPGHHKLNRYSRRIADEVVAAIESV encoded by the coding sequence ATGAATCCTGCGATCGCTGATCGAATCCGCCAAGTCATGTCTGCGCGTTCGCTGGGGACGGCCAGCGAAGTGCAATCGCTTTGGAGCGGCTACGGACAGATTCTGCGCGTTCCCCTGGTCGGGGCGGACGTCGCATCGGTGATCGTCAAGCACGTGGTCCCGCCGACCGACCAGGACCATCCGCGAGGATGGAATGGTGACCAATCCCATCAGCGAAAGCTGCGTTCGTATCAGGTGGAATCCTGTTGGTACCAAGATTGGAGCCCGCGCTGCGATGATGCGTGCCGGGTGCCGCACTGCTTTGCCGTCGAACGGACGGATGCCGGATTTCTGATCATCTTGGAAGACCTGGACGCCGCCGGATTGGATCGACGTTGGTCGGGACACGACCAGCGTTCGATTGAATTAGGGCTGACCTTTCTGGCCCACTTTCATGCTCGGTTTCTAGGCCAAACGCCCGTGGGACTTTGGCCCGTGGGCACCTACTGGCATCTGGAGACCCGGCCGGACGAATGGCAAGCGATGGTGGACAGCGGGCTAAAGCGACACGCTGCGTCGATCGATGCGAAACTTCGAAAGTGTCGTTTCCAGACGCTGGTCCACGGGGACGCCAAGGTCGCCAACTTTTGCTATTCAGCCGATGGCCACAGCGTTGCGGCGGTCGACTTTCAATATGTCGGTGGTGGCTGTGGGATGAAGGATGTGGCGTACTTCCTAGGCAGTTGCCTCGATGAAAGCGAATGCGAACGTCAGGAAGAAAGGCTGCTATCGCACTATTTCGAAACGCTGCGACGTTCGCTGCGGCCGACCGAATCGGCCGAATGGATCGACCAATTGGAATCCGAGTGGCGACAGATGTACCGGTTTGCTTGGGCGGATTTCACACGGTTCATGATGGGGTGGTGTCCGGGGCATCACAAACTGAACCGATACAGCCGCCGGATCGCCGACGAGGTCGTGGCAGCAATCGAATCAGTCTAA